The genomic DNA CGCACAGGTCCACCGGCTGCCGATCAAACTTGACAGGTGGACCCTCTTTCCTATATACGACTGGTTGGTGCGTATGCAAATAATGGAAATTAGCTTAAACCGTCAAAATCAGGCCTGAAATTTTCTGAATGGGACagtatatatactttcataCAGGACGGTAGAGGAGTCTCGATAATACGTCCAGAATACTTGGGATATTACTGTTGCGTTTCgtttcaaagtaaaattttaaaatcatgattttaattttgaaaaagagtggtataaatgggatccatcatttgactttgtatgaattattttgttttgttgtggaaaaagaatggtataaatgggatccactctttgattttgtatgagttattttattttattatgggtagaattaaattaaagtataattttaaaatcacactgtgaaaccaaacagaggAGTATTCTGAAATTCTGAACATCACACGACATCGATCAGTGACCAAAGACAATTTGTATGCCATGCAACAGAAACAACATATCATGAGCCTCTGCTTGTTAGTGGACAAAAATTGCCAACCAATTCATGTACGCAGTGAGCCCCCCAGCTGGCTTTCAGCGCATGCACATCTGCTGaagtaaccaaaaaaaaaaatgaggttACGTTGCCTCTTTCCTGctggaaataataataataataattctttgTCGATTGGTTGAATGTTTTCAAACCTCGATACCAAGGCCAGCCTTggtaaaatagaaaagaattCTTAGATTTATATTGGGTAGAAATTTGACAATTTTCATTCCATTTTTATGATTTGTCAGCGTTCACATTCAATTCTCGGTTGAGGTCCGTCACACAGTCGACGACCTAGTATCCCTGTATTCCTAGACTGTTTTGATGCAAGGACAGATATAGTAATTAATACTGTATTAACTGAATTCCACTGTTCCAATTGAACTAACCTAATGAAGATCTTTTTGTactaattttaattgagttcCACTGTGGCATGAACCTTTTTGCTGTATATGCTCGGATACATTAGGAAGGCCATTTTGCCCTCATTACTTCAACTAACCAAATGATTTCATTGCATGTGTCATCTCCCTTGGTTTTTGAACATtttaccttctttttttttttttttgagtaagTGATTTTCAACAAAGgttaatttgaatataataGTACTCAGACAATATACACCTTGTTCtccatatatctatataaaggGCCATATGCACCTCGTTTCTCCTTACTCACAAGAAGCTCACTAAAATTAGCTTTGCTGCAGTGCTTCCAAATGGGAGACTTCAATTCATCATCAATGGAGGATGATGATATGGCTGCTCCTCTGTTTGAGAGACAGCTTCGCAAGAATTATGTTCAGAGGGCTGTGGATATAACCATCCTCTTGCTAATGGTCTCCTTGCTGTCGTACAGGCTGGTCTGCATCAGGAGCCACGGCGGCGATGGATGGGAGGTGAAGACGTGGCAGGTGGCGATGGGGTGCGAGGCGTGGTTCACCTTCGTATGGGTTCTCGTCGTCAGCACCAAGTGGAACCTCCTCCGTTACCTCACCTTCCCTCAACGTCTCCTCCAACGGTAAGTGATTAATTAACTAACAATAAACTGTATTTACAATATCAATGAGGACATGTCACGTGTATCAGTAGCTTCATTGGTTATGTACGTAGGAAGAGGGAGCTGCCAGCGATGGACATGTTTGTGACGACGGCAGACCCGGAGCTGGAGCCGCCTGTAATAATGGTGAATACGGTGCTCTCTCTGATGGCAGTGGACTACCCGGGTATGGCACACAAGCTGGCTGTCTACGTCTCAGACGACGCCTGCTCCCCTCTGACCTTCTTCGCCCTCTCCGAAGCAGCCAAGTTTGCTCAGCTCTGGGTCCCCTTCTGCCGAAAGCACAACATCCAAGTCAGAGCCCCATTCCGGTACTTCTCACCCACAGCCGAGCAGCCCCCTTCAGCCGGTGGTGGCTCTAACTCACCGGAGTTCCAACAAGAGTGGAAACATATAAAGGTAAATGATAAATAGCCTCCACGTACCCAGGGTTGATGAACATTGAGCAATCGGCGCATTCTAATCCTATCTCAGTCCCTTTCAAGCATAAATAATGGGCTAAACATGGACTTGGACGCAAGAGTAAATATGCAtacaaaaggaaaatagaGTCGGCCTTATTAAAATAGGGTGTAGCTGTAATAACGTATGTCCTCTTCTACTAATTAAAGGGTTCTAAGTTTAATATTCAGTtaaattattcatattattttattagctattaagaattttttttattgtattaggtTTACAAACAtcttttgtaattaaaaaaaaaaaagagttagcCTTGACCGCCACTAGGATCCAATCACGCATTAAAGACGGGCAGAAAAAACATATGGAGAAGCCGAAAAGAATTGATTGTGTCAGTTTgtctgcatatatatatatatatatacacatattcGTGATTGTGTAAAGTTAATTGCTGTTTGGAGTTATTAGTAGACTAGTAATAACGTTAATTATTAAACTCTGGGTGGCGTGTCTGCTTTAATTGGTCTCCTACATGCACATATATGAacaataaattataagaattAGTTAATATAGAAAGTCAGACTCCAATATTTAACATATGATACGCGGCAAGcaaattgtaattaaaaaagaagaagaaagctaAATTCTTCTAACAAGCTTATCAATTCTCATTACTCGCATATATTAAATAGCTCTTAAATGTTatgtaaattatatttcatgTCATTGcgaataaaattttcaaattaggaGATACTTTTGTGATAGATATTGATTTGGAATTTTCCTTTCCCCTTTTCGCAGAATGAGTACGAGAATTTAAATTGGAAGATAGAGGACGCACGTAAGAAGCCCGTTTCGAGTATCCTTTCTGCTGGAGAGTTTGCAGCTTTCGCAAATATGGACCGTGGTAATCATCCTCCTATAGTTAAGGTAAATTCTACATTGCAGTGGGCTCCAATTTAGCAAATGCTTCGGCATGATGTCAATAGTGCATTCGTCCCATCCCTTATTCGCGAAGATATAATTTGAATTTAATGTTTTCACCTACAAATCCCCCGTCGCGTAAATTCAACCCGGTCAACACACAAAACAGTCAATAGCAGATATCCCGTGTCGTGGGTTTGACGTAGAAAAAGAACATATAGGGATTTTTAGTAtagagaaaagaattaattaattatttaataattagaaGATCATAGATTCGGTTTAGTTCATGGGACCAAGCGGCCATCGATAGATTACATATATGGGCAGACAAACACAATAAGACAAATTTACCAGATTTTCTGGATGAGGGAAtaattcaatcaatcaaaattttaagttaaGTGGAGAAAGGGGTAGTACTGTAAAATACATATTCGCTAAGAGATTTTAATTTCGATTCTCAttactttatttattaataaaaaaaaagttcccTTTATGAGAACTTTACAAGTTATATATGCCGCTTGCCTCCATCCAATTGTATGATCTTTATTTTCACCGTGAATGGTATATCTTCATAGACTAAAGGCTTCAATTTAATCAAGACATGGAAAATTTATATTCTCGGAAATTCTAGAAATGTCATTGTATCAGGTGACATATTTAATACTTTCAATTGAGAATGTTTAGTACTTCAATTCAATTAGTTAGTATTTTTACCGTTTTTTATTCCTGATGAACAATATAAGATACAATTTACTTAAACttaaatactaaatatttacTACCGAAAAGAGtactaaatatttgaattgaaaTATCAAATGCATTACCGCGTGACATAGTTGATATATCGCATCTTAAGCACCAATTCttacattctttttcttttatattctttttactTGTGGGATTGAAGATAATATGGGAGAATAAGGAAACTGCACCGGATGGACTTCCCCATCTAATATACATATCAAGAGAGAAACGACCCAAACATCACCATCACTACAAGGCCGGTGCGATGAACACTCTAGTAAGTCACAGTAATGATTTCGGGTTATAAATTCGTGTTTTTTGGTCCTCCATttccaaatgaaaattatttctcACATGCCATATGGATCGATTTTTGTTCTTCCTTTCTTGAATACGTGCTGCAGATAAGAGTGTCAGGTGTGATGACCAATGCCCCATTCATGCTGAATGTCGACTGTGACATGTACATGCATAATCCCCAGATTGCGCTACATGCACTGTGTCCTTTGCTCGATCCAAGATCCCAAAATGACACCGCTTATGTGCAGTGCCCTCAGAAATTTTACGACGGTTTAAAGGATGACCCTTTTGGGAACCAGCACGTCGTTTTACAAGAAGTAAATACTTGCTCAATTACAGATTTAACCATTTCGACTTTTCAGTTGAATTTTGTGTCAAAAATAACTTGTGCCTTATTCTCTGTTTGGATTAGATCCTTATGCAGGGAATAGTGTCCATTCAAGGGCCTTTCTATTGTGGCACCGGATGCTTTCATCGTCGGAGAGTAATCTATGGGGCTTTGCCGAAGAATGTGGACTCTAAGAAGAAAAATGCCAGATCAATGGATGGTAATTGTCGAAGTTCCCAATAAAATCCGTGCGATTGATTCAAAAAAATAGCTAACATGGTTTCCTCCCCCTCCCCTCCTACTCAATTGTTAGAGATATCATTAAGCGACTTTGGAAGCTCGGAGCAGTTCCTAAAATTGGTTACCCGGGCTTTAAAGGACGAATCGGGTGCAGAAAAAGATTTGCCAAGCTCACTTGAGGCAGCACTTCATGTTGCAAGCTGTGGCTATGAGTATGGCACTTCTTGGGGTAAAAAGGTACCTAAGGACGAGAATCTGAACTCTCTGAATAATGTCTTGCATTGTACATTACGTAGCATCATCGACACTGCATTTTGAACGAGGGCAGATTAAGTTATTCTTTATGGAGATGCCTTCAGATTATACGAACATGAATATGTTTTTAGTTGATCCTATTACATAAAATAGTGTGGTCCTGTTTACTGACGTATTCAAGCTTTGTTAGATTGGATTGATATATGGATCCACGACAGAAGATATCTCTACAGGGATGACAATCCAATCGAAGGGGTGGAGATCGGCTTACTGTTCACCAGACCCACCAGCCTTCCTCGGTTGTGCACCAACAGGAGGGCCAGCATCGTTGAACCAGATGAAGAGGTGGTCCACCGGACTTCTCGAAAGCCTTGTGAGCAAGTCCAACCCTATAAGGGCCACCCTGTTGGGTAGGCTTCATTTTAGACAGTGTTTAACATACATATGGATCCTCATCTGGAACATCAGATCGATACCCGAACTCATCTATGCCCTTCTCCCGGCTTATTGCATCATCAACAACTCCCACTTCTTGCCCAAGGTATAATCACAATTTGTAAATCCAGTGATTAATTTTTCCCAAAGGTGTCATGGTGAGGAATGCCAtttgctatttttttttcctttctttttgattttataaatCTTTGCAGGTCCATGATCCGGCTATAATAATACCAGCATCCGCTTTTGCCATATACAACATCTACACACTATCAGAGTATTTCAGGTGCGGCTTATCAGCTCGAGCATGGTGGAACTACCAGCAGATGGCCAGAATCAACTCGGCTTGTGCCTGGTTGTTTGGTGTCCTAACCGTCCTGCTCAAGGTGCTGGGGATCTCTGATACCGTGTTTGAGATCACAAAGAAGGAGCAGTCCACTTCCAATGACCAGCCCGATGCTGACTTGGGAAGGTTCACCTTTGATGAGAGCCCGATCTTCGTGCCGGGGACCACCCTCTTGCTAGTCCAACTTGCTGCCTTGGCCTTGCTAATGTTGGGGATACAACCGTCCCCAGGTGGCGCCAATGGTTCAGGACTGGCGGAGGTGGCATGCTCTTTGTTGGTGGTACTCTACTTCTGGCCTTTCCTAAGAGGCCTCCTGGGAAAGGGCAAATATGGGATTCCACTAAAAACTATCTATAAGTCAGCAGCCTTGTCTACCGTGTTTGTGTTGTTCTGCAGATTCCCCTCTGTAGGGCTTCATCGATGATAAGGAAACCGACTACGTATATTAGATTGCATTTTTGTTGTTCCGTATAATAAGTTGATTGCttgtattttaaaaatttattgagtAAACCATCTAGGCACTTAGTTTCTTCCCACTGGAACTGCTGGCTGCTGTCACTTATCTTAGTATGTCACAATCCAAAACCAACCTCAAGTGGAAGTTAGTTTACAGCATCCGATGATCTCTATTTCGGTCTGTGAAATAAGAAGTTTTCGAAAGCAACACAATCTTTACATTGTAGGAGTAGTCTGTAGACGAGTAGAAGTACTCAGAAGTTGAGAATCTCCGAGGATACCATATGCTGTGTCCAGCCTGACTTTATGGACCGGAATGCATGCGCTGTCCGAATCTGACCCTCTACTCACATCACTACTAGTCTGTATGGACTCAAATCAAAGCAATACTATGCCACACAACCCAATAACAAATGCCAAAATGAGCCTAAATTGATTTACACTAATGGACAAAATTTACCTACCAGTCATCAGAGGATTTTAGTTAAAATACATATGCTTTCAAGATTGTATAAATCTTCGTAGAGTCTAGAAGTTATAGTTAGGTTCACGTCCAGTCTCGCGGAACCTCAATTCTTATATTCACAGCAAAACTGAAGTGCAGATAGCTAATCGGCTTTACCCCGATGGCATTAGCCAGCCAGGCAACCATATGCTTCGACCAGCATTAAATGCTGGGCTAGGGGACCTTCAGTTCGTCGATGATGAAGGCCGGTGAGGAGGACGTTGCAGCTTCTCTGTTTGAAAGACAGCTACAGTGGAACTCTGCCCAGAGGGCCGCAGACATAGCCATACTCTTGCTAATGGTCTCCCTGCTGTCGTACCGGCTGGTCTGCCTCGCTTCGAGCCATGGTGGTGGGAGAGAGGTGACAACGTGGCAGGTGGAGATGGGGTGCGATCCGTGGTTCACCTTCGTATGGGTCCTCATCGTCAGCACCAAGTGGAACCTCCTCCATTACCTCACCTTCCCTCAACGTCTCCTCCAACAGTAAATACCGAACGGACTGTCTGTGTTGCAGCCATGAGGCATATGTATTAGTAGCTTCATTGATTATGTGTGTAGGGAGAGGGAGCTACTGGCCTTGGACATGTTCTTGACGACAGCAGACCCGGAGCTGGAGCCACCAATAATAACGGTGAACACGGTGCTCTCGCTGATGGCGGTGGACTACCCGGGTGCAGCGCACAAGCTGGCCGTCTATGGTCGGATGACGCCTGCTCCCCTCTCACCTTCTTCGCTCTCTCGGAAGCCGCCAAGTTTGCTCAGCTCTGGGTCCCTTTCTGCCGGACATACAACATCCGAGTTAGAGCCCCCCTCCGGTACTTCTCACCCGCGGCCAAGCAGCCCGTTTCCACTGGCAGGTCCGACTCATCAGAGCTCCAACAGGACTGGAAACATATTAAGGTAAAACACGCGGGGCCCCTGTGAAAGAACATAATCGGTCCCTTTTGTTGCACTGGACGTGTTACAACAGTGCATATATTCACAGCCGACCTTTGTTTTAGAATGACTACGAGAAGCTGAGCAAGGAAATAGAAGACGCCAGCAAGGAGTCGGCTCCATGTGAACTTCCCGGGCATTTTGCCGCTTTGCAAATGTAAAGCGCTGGGATCATCCTCCTATAATCAAGGTAAATTATCCCGTTCGGGCACCAAACCTTAGCCCATGATTAACCCAACATTATTTACAAGACATATAACACATACATGCTAGGCTCCATCCACGTACACCGTAACATGCATATGCCAACGATCCCCGCACATCTAAATTTCTCAGACTGTTAACTACCTATTCAATTGTCGCTGCCAAGTTTATATTTGCATCATCTGCATCTTCTTAAGATCAAGTTTACTGAAATCACTCAGAGCATTTTCTTTGGTTTCCTGTTGAAGATCATCTGGGGAAATAAGGACGGCAAACCCAATGGATTGCCTCATCTGATATACATATCGAGGGAGCAATGACCCAAACACCATCATCACTACAAAGGCCATGCGGTGAATGCTCTAGTAAGTTACAAGTTATTACCGGTTCCCCTAGATATTGTTCTGGCTGGCTTCTACATTGTGAACTCGACctatgaaaattatttaaagCGCCATAAATGATTTAACGGTCCTCATTTGTTGTTTTGCTTCGCTGAGCAGATAAGAGCATCGGCTGTAATGACCAACGCACCTTTCATGCTGAATGTTGACTGCGACATGTATATGAACAATCCCCAGGTTGTCCTGCATGCGTTGTGCCTTATACACGACCCAATGTCCCAAAATGACACTGCATTTGTCCAATACCCTCAGAGATTCTAGGAATGTTTGAAGGACGACCCTTTCGCGAACCAGTTTGTCGTCTATTATGAAGTAAACAGCAGCATttaccttcttcttcttttttttcaactctAGGATTCTCATGGAAATGTTTTTCTTGCAGTGTCCTCTGTATGGTTAGTCATTGGGCATGGACTAATGTCAATTCAAGGACCCTCCTATGGGGGAATAATCTACGGGTCTTGGCCAGAGGGCATCGGCATGAGAGAGAGATCTCCTATCTTCGAATGGTAAGAGATTTAAGAAAGTATCCTATCTATTCTTCCTGTGTGATTCTGATTCTCATTTACTTTTCCTTGATCTATCAGAGTACAGGTGGCGGAGCACTGTTGACTGAATTTGGCAACTTGAAACAGTTGATAAAATCAGTTGCCCATGCTTTTAAGGGAGAATCCGGCATGGGAAAAGATATATCGAGCTCCCTCAAGGCAGCACATCAAGTTGTGAGCTGTAGCTATGACTATGGCACCGCGTGGGGTGAAAAGGTAACCAAGAACACTGCTGTCAAATTCTATTCAAACTCGACGTCTGCCGATTGTACACTGCATTGATCGCATTATCGACTTCCCCCCGCATTAGAATCCTTATATTCTAGCTTTATGCTACATGGAGATGATGCCCTTTGCCATTTCATATAGGTTGGATTGATTTACGGGTCTACCTCAGAAGACGTCGTCACAAGGTTGACAACGCATTCGAAGGGGTGGGGATCAGCATTCTGTTCACCGGACCCCCCCGGGCTTCTTGGGTTGTGCGCAGACTGGAGGCCCGGTATCATTGGCCCAAATGAAGAGGTCCACCGGGCTACTTGAGATCGCACTGAGCAAGTCTAGCCCGATAATGGCCACACTTTTTGCAAGCTGCGATTTGGGCAGTGTTTGGCATACATGTTTTTCCTCCAATGGAACGTCAGATCTGTACCTGAACTCATCTATGCCCTTCTCCCGGAATATTGCATCATCAGCAACTCTCACTTCTTGCCCAAGGTAAACATCGAAGACTTCGAATGATGCTGCGACGAGCGTAACTTGCTAAGCACGAATGCTGAACCATCAGATCAACCATCTGAAagttttttctcttttcctggTAAGGATATAAGCTTTGCAGGTACAAGAACCAGCTATACTGATACCAGCTGCCATATTCGTCACATAGAACGTATACACGTTATTGGAGTCCTTCAAGTGCGGGTTATCAGTCCGTGCATGGTGGAACAATACTCAGCTTGTGCGTGGTCTTTCGCAGTCCTGAGCGTCCTGCTCGAGCTTCTGGGTATCTCGCCAACCATTTTTGAGATCACAAGGACGGACCAGTCCACCTCCCGTGACGAGCCTGACAATGACCGGGGGAGGTTCACCTTTGATGAAAGCCCAATTTTTGTGCCGGGAACCAATCTCTTGCTAGTCTAACTGACAGCCTTGGCCATGCTATTGCTGGGGCTGCAGCCGCCACTAACCACTCTCTTGCTAGTCTTACTGACAGCCTTGGCCATGCTATTGCTGGGGCTGCAGCTGCCACCGAGAAATGGTGGCGGCTCGGGATTTGCAGAAGCGTTTTGCGCTCTTTGGGTGGTGCTGTATTTCCGGCCCTTCTTGCGAGGGCTCCTAGGAAAGGGGAAGTATAGGATTCCACTGAAAATTATCTATAAGTCAGCTGCCTTGGCAAGCATATTCGTGGTGTTCTGCAGATTCACCCCTAGGCTGTGATAACAAGGCCACGAGATTTGTTCTGCAGTTTCACACCAGTATTTTTGGATCTAAATCCATATGCAGACTAGGATTACCCTCTCTTTATCAGGATGATTGCAGGGCGGCTCGAATATTTGGAAACTCTTGATTAGAATGCCCATAAAAACTTTCATGCAAGTTGAGAATTACAGGAAAATGCTTCAAGAAGGAGATATGTTCTCCAAGATCCTAAATCACTTTCGACTTCATATACTCTCTAACAAAAGTCCCCTAAAGAAGAAAGAATCGGA from Punica granatum isolate Tunisia-2019 chromosome 2, ASM765513v2, whole genome shotgun sequence includes the following:
- the LOC116195738 gene encoding cellulose synthase-like protein H1 encodes the protein MGDFNSSSMEDDDMAAPLFERQLRKNYVQRAVDITILLLMVSLLSYRLVCIRSHGGDGWEVKTWQVAMGCEAWFTFVWVLVVSTKWNLLRYLTFPQRLLQRKRELPAMDMFVTTADPELEPPVIMVNTVLSLMAVDYPGMAHKLAVYVSDDACSPLTFFALSEAAKFAQLWVPFCRKHNIQVRAPFRYFSPTAEQPPSAGGGSNSPEFQQEWKHIKNEYENLNWKIEDARKKPVSSILSAGEFAAFANMDRGNHPPIVKIIWENKETAPDGLPHLIYISREKRPKHHHHYKAGAMNTLIRVSGVMTNAPFMLNVDCDMYMHNPQIALHALCPLLDPRSQNDTAYVQCPQKFYDGLKDDPFGNQHVVLQEILMQGIVSIQGPFYCGTGCFHRRRVIYGALPKNVDSKKKNARSMDEISLSDFGSSEQFLKLVTRALKDESGAEKDLPSSLEAALHVASCGYEYGTSWGKKIGLIYGSTTEDISTGMTIQSKGWRSAYCSPDPPAFLGCAPTGGPASLNQMKRWSTGLLESLVSKSNPIRATLLGRLHFRQCLTYIWILIWNIRSIPELIYALLPAYCIINNSHFLPKVHDPAIIIPASAFAIYNIYTLSEYFRCGLSARAWWNYQQMARINSACAWLFGVLTVLLKVLGISDTVFEITKKEQSTSNDQPDADLGRFTFDESPIFVPGTTLLLVQLAALALLMLGIQPSPGGANGSGLAEVACSLLVVLYFWPFLRGLLGKGKYGIPLKTIYKSAALSTVFVLFCRFPSVGLHR